One Osmerus mordax isolate fOsmMor3 chromosome 16, fOsmMor3.pri, whole genome shotgun sequence genomic window carries:
- the mpz gene encoding myelin protein P0 isoform X2, translated as MLTFVALALVLFLGIGPQPSQSITIYTGWERHALVGSDIRLSCSFFSWHWTSDDVTFSWSYRADGSRDSISVFHYTGGVAYLDNKGPFRDRLEFVGNPARRDGSIMIKGVDFGDNGTFTCDAKNPPDIVGRPSAVRLLVFEKVPIQAGVITGAIIGAVLGLLVLIVVIYYLMRFLVARRVFNLSVSKHGKKKGKEGSQPRQLWRPPPLTCGPL; from the exons ATGCTTACGTTTGTGGCGCTGGCGTTGGTCTTGTTCCTGGGGATAG ggccCCAGCCTTCCCAGTCCATAACCATCTATACGGGCTGGGAGCGCCACGCCCTGGTGGGCTCAGACATCCGCCtgtcctgctccttcttctcctgGCACTGGACATCCGATGACGTCACCTTCTCCTGGAGCTACCGGGCCGACGGCTCACGGGACAGCATCTct GTGTTCCACTACACGGGCGGGGTGGCCTACCTGGACAACAAGGGCCCCTTCAGGGACCGGCTGGAGTTCGTGGGTAACCCAGCTCGGCGTGACGGGTCCATCATGATCAAGGGTGTGGACTTCGGTGACAACGGAACCTTCACCTGCGACGCCAAGAACCCACCCGACATAGTGGGCCGGCCCTCCGCTGTCCGGCTGCTGGTGTTTGAGAAGG TGCCCATCCAAGCGGGAGTGATCACGGGGGCCATCATCGGAGCTGTGCTGGGGCTGCTGGTGCTCATTGTGGTCATCTACTACCTCATGAGGTTCCTGGTGGCGCGCAGGGTCTTCAACCTCAGCGTCAG CAAACATGGGAAGAAAAAGGGGAAAGAGGGATCGCAGCCGAGACAG CTCTGGAGACCACCCCCCCTCACTTGCGGCCCCCTCTAA
- the mpz gene encoding myelin protein P0 isoform X3, protein MLTFVALALVLFLGIGPQPSQSITIYTGWERHALVGSDIRLSCSFFSWHWTSDDVTFSWSYRADGSRDSISVFHYTGGVAYLDNKGPFRDRLEFVGNPARRDGSIMIKGVDFGDNGTFTCDAKNPPDIVGRPSAVRLLVFEKVPIQAGVITGAIIGAVLGLLVLIVVIYYLMRFLVARRVFNLSVSKHGKKKGKEGSQPRQIKI, encoded by the exons ATGCTTACGTTTGTGGCGCTGGCGTTGGTCTTGTTCCTGGGGATAG ggccCCAGCCTTCCCAGTCCATAACCATCTATACGGGCTGGGAGCGCCACGCCCTGGTGGGCTCAGACATCCGCCtgtcctgctccttcttctcctgGCACTGGACATCCGATGACGTCACCTTCTCCTGGAGCTACCGGGCCGACGGCTCACGGGACAGCATCTct GTGTTCCACTACACGGGCGGGGTGGCCTACCTGGACAACAAGGGCCCCTTCAGGGACCGGCTGGAGTTCGTGGGTAACCCAGCTCGGCGTGACGGGTCCATCATGATCAAGGGTGTGGACTTCGGTGACAACGGAACCTTCACCTGCGACGCCAAGAACCCACCCGACATAGTGGGCCGGCCCTCCGCTGTCCGGCTGCTGGTGTTTGAGAAGG TGCCCATCCAAGCGGGAGTGATCACGGGGGCCATCATCGGAGCTGTGCTGGGGCTGCTGGTGCTCATTGTGGTCATCTACTACCTCATGAGGTTCCTGGTGGCGCGCAGGGTCTTCAACCTCAGCGTCAG CAAACATGGGAAGAAAAAGGGGAAAGAGGGATCGCAGCCGAGACAG ATAAAGatctga
- the mpz gene encoding myelin protein P0 isoform X1, protein MLTFVALALVLFLGIGPQPSQSITIYTGWERHALVGSDIRLSCSFFSWHWTSDDVTFSWSYRADGSRDSISVFHYTGGVAYLDNKGPFRDRLEFVGNPARRDGSIMIKGVDFGDNGTFTCDAKNPPDIVGRPSAVRLLVFEKVPIQAGVITGAIIGAVLGLLVLIVVIYYLMRFLVARRVFNLSVSKHGKKKGKEGSQPRQGPALSLDPSKLKAASTEKKKQESRKDKK, encoded by the exons ATGCTTACGTTTGTGGCGCTGGCGTTGGTCTTGTTCCTGGGGATAG ggccCCAGCCTTCCCAGTCCATAACCATCTATACGGGCTGGGAGCGCCACGCCCTGGTGGGCTCAGACATCCGCCtgtcctgctccttcttctcctgGCACTGGACATCCGATGACGTCACCTTCTCCTGGAGCTACCGGGCCGACGGCTCACGGGACAGCATCTct GTGTTCCACTACACGGGCGGGGTGGCCTACCTGGACAACAAGGGCCCCTTCAGGGACCGGCTGGAGTTCGTGGGTAACCCAGCTCGGCGTGACGGGTCCATCATGATCAAGGGTGTGGACTTCGGTGACAACGGAACCTTCACCTGCGACGCCAAGAACCCACCCGACATAGTGGGCCGGCCCTCCGCTGTCCGGCTGCTGGTGTTTGAGAAGG TGCCCATCCAAGCGGGAGTGATCACGGGGGCCATCATCGGAGCTGTGCTGGGGCTGCTGGTGCTCATTGTGGTCATCTACTACCTCATGAGGTTCCTGGTGGCGCGCAGGGTCTTCAACCTCAGCGTCAG CAAACATGGGAAGAAAAAGGGGAAAGAGGGATCGCAGCCGAGACAG GGCCCTGCGCTCTCCTTGGACCCCTCCAAGTTGAAGGCGGCCTCCACTGAAAAGAAGAAACAGGAATCCCGCAAGGATAAGAAATAG
- the atp1a2a gene encoding sodium/potassium-transporting ATPase subunit alpha-2, translated as MGRESGAENEGKKMKKERHLNELKKEVDMDDHKVSLDELSKRYGMDLNRGLTYAKALEVLARDGPNALTPPPTTPEWVKFCRQLFGGFSVLLWIGALLCFLAYSIQVATEDEPANDNLYLGVVLSAVVIITGCFSYYQEAKSSRIMDSFKNMVPQQALVIREGEKMQINAELVVQGDLVEIKGGDRIPADLRVVSAAGCKVDNSSLTGESEPQSRSPEFTHDNPLETKNICFFSTNCVEGTAHGIVIATGDRTVMGRIATLASGLEGGQTPINMEIEHFIHLITGVAVFLGVSFFILAIVLGYGWLEAVIFLIGIIVANVPEGLLATVTVCLTLTAKRMAKKNCLVKNLEAVETLGSTSTICSDKTGTLTQNRMTVAHMWFDNMIHEADTTEDQSGATFNKSSATWVALARVAALCNRAEFKAGQEHTQILRRDTAGDASESALLKCIELCCGSVREMRLQNPKVGEIPFNSTNKYQLSIHEVEDNPSSHLLVMKGAPERILDRCSSIMIQGEDHPMDDDWKDAFQSAYMELGGLGERVLGFCHLNLPPSQFPRGFTFDCDEVNFPVENMCFLGLISMIDPPRAAVPDAVGKCRSAGIKVVMVTGDHPITAKAIAKGVGIISEGNETVEDIAERLNIPLSQVNPRDAKACVVHGSDLKDMSVEYLDDLLRNHTEIVFARTSPQQKLIIVEGFQRQGAIVAVTGDGVNDSPALKKADIGVAMGIAGSDVSKQAADMILLDDNFASIVTGVEEGRLIFDNLKKSIAYTLTSNIPEITPFLLFILASIPLPLGTVTILCIDLGTDMVPAISLAYETAESDIMKRQPRNPKTDKLVNERLISMAYGQIGMIQALAGFFTYFVILAENGFLPQTLLGIRLNWDSRVVNDLEDTYGQQWTYEQRKIVEFTCHTSFFVSIVVVQWADLVICKTRRNSVFQQGMNNRILIFGLFAETALAAFLSYCPGMDIALRMYPLKVSWWFCAFPYSLLIFIYDEIRKLIIRRCPGGWVELETYY; from the exons atggggagagag AGCGGTGCTGAAAATGAAGGGAAGAAGATGAAAAAGGAAAGGCATTTGAatgagctgaagaaggaggtggaCATG GATGACCACAAAGTCTCCTTGGACGAGCTGTCGAAGCGATATGGAATGGACTTAAATCGG GGTCTCACCTACGCCAAGGCCTTGGAGGTCCTGGCACGAGACGGCCCCAACGCTctcaccccgccccccaccacGCCCGAATGGGTCAAGTTCTGTCGGCAGCTGTTTGGCGGCTTCTCCGTTCTCCTCTGGATCGGTGCCCTGCTCTGCTTCCTCGCCTACAGTATCCAGGTGGCCACGGAGGACGAGCCGGCCAATGACAAC TTGTACTTGGGGGTGGTGTTGTCTGCCGTGGTGATCATCACTGGCTGTTTCTCCTACTACCAAGAAGCGAAGAGCTCACGGATCATGGACTCCTTCAAAAACATGGTTCCTCAG caAGCCCTGGTGATCCGCGAGGGGGAGAAAATGCAGATCAACGCTGAGCTGGTGGTGCAGGGAGACCTGGTGGAGATCAAGGGAGGAGACCGCATCCCGGCCGACCTGAGGGTCGTGTCAGCCGCTGGCTGCAAG GTGGACAACTCCTCCCTAACAGGGGAGTCGGAGCCCCAGAGCCGCTCGCCGGAGTTCACCCACGACAACCCCCTGGAGACCAAGAACATATGCTTCTTCTCCACCAACTGTGTGGAAG GCACGGCTCACGGTATTGTGATTGCCACGGGCGATCGCACCGTCATGGGCCGCATCGCCACGCTGGCATCcgggctggaggggggccagACCCCCATCAACATGGAGATCGAGCACTTCATCCACCTCATCACGGGCGTGGCCGTCTTCCTGGGCGTGTCCTTCTTCATCCTGGCCATCGTCTTGGGCTATGGTTGGCTGGAGGCCGTCATCTTCCTCATCGGCATCATCGTGGCCAATGTGCCAGAGGGTTTGCTGGCTACAGTCACg GTGTGTCTGACCCTGACCGCCAAGCGTATGGCCAAGAAGAACTGCCTGGTGAAGAACCTGGAGGCCGTGGAGACCCTGggctccacctccaccatctgCTCCGACAAGACGGGCACCCTGACCCAGAACAGGATGACCGTGGCCCACATGTGGTTCGACAACATGATCCACGAGGCCGACACCACTGAGGACCAGTCTG GGGCCACGTTCAACAAGAGCTCGGCCACCTGGGTGGCTCTGGCCCGAGTGGCGGCGCTCTGCAACCGGGCTGAGTTCAAAGCTGGCCAGGAGCACACCCAGATCCTGAGG AGGGACACGGCAGGAGACGCCTCTGAGTCAGCTCTTCTCAAGTGCATCGAGCTGTGCTGTGGGAGCGTGCGCGAGATGAGGCTGCAAAACCCCAAAGTAGGAGAGATCCCCTTCAACTCCACCAACAAGTACCAG CTTTCGATTCACGAGGTGGAGGACAACCCTTCCAGCCATCTGCTGGTGATGAAAGGAGCACCTGAGAGGATTTTAGACAG GTGTAGCAGTATTATGATCCAAGGAGAAGATCATCCTATGGATGATGACTGGAAAGATGCCTTCCAGAGCGCGTACATGGAACtaggaggactgggagagagagttctAG GCTTCTGTCACCTgaacctgcccccctcccagttCCCACGGGGCTTCACCTTTGACTGTGATGAAGTCAACTTCCCCGTTGAGAACATGTGCTTCCTGGGCTTGATATCCATGATCGACCCCCCCCGCGCAGCCGTGCCCGATGCCGTGGGGAAGTGCCGCTCAGCTGGCATCAAG GTGGTCATGGTGACAGGTGATCATCCAATCACGGCCAAAGCCATTGCTAAGGGCGTGGGGATCATCTCTGAGGGCAATGAGACGGTGGAGGACATTGCTGAGAGGCTCAACATCCCCCTGAGCCAAGTCAACCCCAG ggATGCCAAGGCCTGTGTTGTGCACGGGTCGGACCTGAAGGACATGAGCGTGGAGTACCTGGATGACTTGCTCAGGAACCACACTGAGATAGTGTTTGCCCGCACCTCACCTCAGCAGAAACTCATCATTGTGGAGGGCTTCCAGAGACAG GGAGCGATTGTTGCTGTGACGGGTGATGGTGTGAATGACTCGCCAGCCCTGAAGAAGGCTGACATTGGGGTTGCCATGGGGATCGCAGGTTCCGATGTCTCCAAGCAAGCTGCTGACATGATCCTTCTGGATGACAACTTTGCTTCTATTGTCACAGGAGTTGAGGAAG GTCGTCTGATCTTTGACAACCTGAAAAAGTCCATTGCCTACACCCTGACCAGTAACATTCCAGAGATcacacccttcctcctcttcatcctggccagcattcctcttcctctgggcaCGGTCACCATCCTGTGCATTGACCTGGGAACAGACATG gtTCCTGCTATTTCCTTGGCCTACGAGACAGCCGAGAGTGACATCATGAAGCGTCAGCCCAGGAACCCGAAGACGGACAAGCTGGTGAATGAGAGACTCATCAGTATGGCCTATGGCCAGATAG gtATGATTCAGGCTCTGGCTGGGTTCTTCACTTACTTTGTGATCTTGGCTGAAAATGGCTTCCTCCCACAAACACTGCTGGGAATCCGTCTGAACTGGGACAGCCGTGTTGTCAACGACCTAGAGGACACCTACGGACAGcaatgg ACCTACGAGCAGAGGAAGATCGTCGAGTTCACCTGCCATACATCTTTCTTCGTCAGTATCGTGGTTGTGCAGTGGGCTGACCTTGTCATCTGCAAGACCAGGAGGAACTCGGTCTTCCAGCAGGGAATGAA TAACCGTATCCTGATATTTGGCCTGTTTGCTGAGACGGCCCTGGCTGCCTTCCTGTCCTATTGCCCGGGGATGGACATTGCCCTGCGCATGTACCCACTGAA ggTCTCATGGTGGTTCTGTGCCTTCCCGTATAGTCTGCTCATCTTCATCTATGACGAGATACGGAAATTAATTATTCGTAGATGCCCTGGAG